The following is a genomic window from Carassius auratus strain Wakin chromosome 15, ASM336829v1, whole genome shotgun sequence.
TTACCAGACCATTTGATTATCAAGcaaatcaaatttaattaaacatttctttaaaatatcttatttgtgttccacagaaaaaagtaTGTCATACAGATTTTAAATGACATGAATAACTAGAAAAGATATTAACTGCCCATTATGCCTTTGCAATTTTGCATATATTCTGATTAAACTAGATTTCCatgaaaaatatatgattttaccTAATTTTATCCAGCCATTTTTATCCAAAAGGTCAATTTTGATGTTATACTCACTTTTAAAAGCATTATTGCTGCtagcaaatgtattttctttattatcTTTAAATATAATGTGATCTCTGCAGGTTATGCTCCCGGGACCCCTTTCAAAATGTCCTGCTCCCCAACAACAGGTGCTGTACCCCCCTATTCCTCATCACCCAACCCCTACCCTGCTGCAGTCTACCCCATGAGAAGTCCCTACGCCCAACAGAACCCCTACGCACAggtaaggcaaaaaaaaaaacagatgttatGAAGCGATAATAAAACCTGcaatttgttaaaatattgtatgtttttttccaaAGCAGCAAGGCACTTATTACACACAGCCCCTTTACGCAGCACCGCCCCATGTCATTCATCATACAACTGTGGTCCAGCCAAATGGCATGCCAGCGGCCATGTATGCCCCTCCCATTCCCCCACCCCGCCCTAACGGAGTTACCATGGGAATGGTAGGAGGCACCACCATGGCGATGTCTGCTGGTGAGTCTCATCCAAATAATCCATGGAAATTCATGTAGTTGAAGAGgcaattttaaaaatgcattttattgtctCCTCAGGGACATTATTAACAACTCACTCTCCGACCCC
Proteins encoded in this region:
- the fam168b gene encoding myelin-associated neurite-outgrowth inhibitor isoform X4, whose product is MNPVYNPASSGVPYANPKGIGYPAGFPVGYAAAAPAYSPGMYPGANPVFPSGAVPPYSSSPNPYPAAVYPMRSPYAQQNPYAQQGTYYTQPLYAAPPHVIHHTTVVQPNGMPAAMYAPPIPPPRPNGVTMGMVGGTTMAMSAGTLLTTHSPTPVAPHPSMPTYRPPTTPTYSYVPPQW
- the fam168b gene encoding myelin-associated neurite-outgrowth inhibitor isoform X1 — translated: MNPVYNPASSGVPYANPKGIGYPAGFPVGYAAAAPAYSPGMYPGANPVFPSGYAPGTPFKMSCSPTTGAVPPYSSSPNPYPAAVYPMRSPYAQQNPYAQQQGTYYTQPLYAAPPHVIHHTTVVQPNGMPAAMYAPPIPPPRPNGVTMGMVGGTTMAMSAGTLLTTHSPTPVAPHPSMPTYRPPTTPTYSYVPPQW
- the fam168b gene encoding myelin-associated neurite-outgrowth inhibitor isoform X3; this translates as MNPVYNPASSGVPYANPKGIGYPAGFPVGYAAAAPAYSPGMYPGANPVFPSGAVPPYSSSPNPYPAAVYPMRSPYAQQNPYAQQQGTYYTQPLYAAPPHVIHHTTVVQPNGMPAAMYAPPIPPPRPNGVTMGMVGGTTMAMSAGTLLTTHSPTPVAPHPSMPTYRPPTTPTYSYVPPQW
- the fam168b gene encoding myelin-associated neurite-outgrowth inhibitor isoform X2; translated protein: MNPVYNPASSGVPYANPKGIGYPAGFPVGYAAAAPAYSPGMYPGANPVFPSGYAPGTPFKMSCSPTTGAVPPYSSSPNPYPAAVYPMRSPYAQQNPYAQQGTYYTQPLYAAPPHVIHHTTVVQPNGMPAAMYAPPIPPPRPNGVTMGMVGGTTMAMSAGTLLTTHSPTPVAPHPSMPTYRPPTTPTYSYVPPQW